The following are encoded together in the Acinetobacter radioresistens DSM 6976 = NBRC 102413 = CIP 103788 genome:
- a CDS encoding bacterioferritin-associated ferredoxin produces the protein MYVCLCRGITDQDIKDAVANGAESYREIRDLLDLGTCCGRCAPEARSIISDELSKIAARISVAA, from the coding sequence ATGTACGTTTGCCTGTGCCGTGGAATTACTGATCAAGATATCAAAGATGCTGTTGCCAATGGTGCAGAAAGCTATCGTGAAATTCGTGATTTACTTGACCTAGGAACCTGCTGTGGTCGCTGTGCTCCAGAAGCACGTAGTATTATTAGTGATGAACTGTCCAAAATTGCAGCACGTATTTCTGTAGCAGCTTAA
- a CDS encoding RidA family protein yields the protein MSRQVIHTENAPAAIGTYSQAILVGETLYLSGQIGLDPYSMELVDGIEAQVRRVFDNLKAVCEAAGGTLADIAKLNIYLTDLSHFQLVNQIMGEYFAQPYPARAALGVASLPKGALVEMDGIVIINQ from the coding sequence ATGTCCCGCCAAGTGATTCATACTGAAAATGCTCCAGCTGCTATTGGTACCTACTCTCAGGCTATTTTAGTTGGTGAAACACTTTACCTGTCTGGTCAGATTGGTTTAGACCCTTACAGTATGGAGCTGGTCGATGGCATCGAAGCACAGGTTCGCCGCGTCTTTGATAATTTAAAAGCTGTATGTGAAGCTGCTGGCGGCACATTGGCTGATATTGCCAAACTCAATATTTACCTGACTGATCTTTCCCATTTCCAGCTGGTTAACCAGATTATGGGTGAATATTTTGCTCAGCCCTATCCGGCGCGTGCTGCTTTAGGTGTAGCAAGCTTACCTAAAGGAGCTCTGGTTGAGATGGACGGTATCGTTATTATTAATCAATAA
- a CDS encoding prepilin-type N-terminal cleavage/methylation domain-containing protein, whose protein sequence is MQLKRGFTLVELMVTIAVMAIIAMIAAPNFSAMQENRQVQKTVRDLASILTIARSNSAIYRKPVTVYLKKDGQSDSQHIYWNSNNEKTEIKFYTAECRDKILKEKQENLETISFNIQGNVKDLQGHILISVRNNKAEQFLRLTGFGRVEVLPNSGLGSECT, encoded by the coding sequence ATGCAACTCAAGCGCGGTTTTACGTTGGTTGAATTGATGGTCACGATTGCAGTGATGGCGATTATTGCGATGATTGCAGCTCCGAATTTTTCTGCCATGCAAGAAAATAGACAAGTGCAAAAAACGGTTAGAGATTTAGCAAGTATATTAACTATAGCTCGCTCAAACTCTGCAATTTATAGAAAGCCAGTTACTGTTTATTTGAAGAAAGATGGTCAGTCTGATAGTCAGCATATTTATTGGAATAGTAATAATGAAAAAACTGAAATTAAATTTTATACAGCAGAATGTAGAGACAAAATATTAAAAGAAAAACAAGAAAATTTAGAAACTATAAGTTTTAATATTCAAGGAAACGTTAAAGACCTTCAAGGACATATTTTAATATCAGTAAGAAATAATAAGGCTGAACAGTTTTTGCGATTGACTGGATTTGGTCGCGTAGAAGTTTTGCCTAACTCAGGTTTAGGAAGTGAATGCACATGA
- the gmk gene encoding guanylate kinase, whose amino-acid sequence MSGLLFVVSAASGTGKTSLVKALLERVSNLHVSVSHTTRGQRPGELNGVHYHFTSKEEFLAQVEEGGFVEYAEVFGNYYGTSQATVKEQLVKGHDVLLEIDWQGAEQVRKIFPDSRQIFILPPSQFDLRQRLSNRGTDSVEVIEHRLSCAVEDMQQYVNFDYLIINDDFNKALHDLESVINANRLTMVQQANRHQGLIEKLISPVSE is encoded by the coding sequence ATGTCGGGTCTATTGTTTGTCGTTTCTGCTGCGTCAGGAACAGGCAAAACATCTCTTGTTAAAGCCCTTCTTGAACGTGTCAGCAATTTGCATGTATCTGTTTCCCATACAACTCGTGGTCAGCGTCCCGGCGAGCTGAATGGCGTACACTATCATTTTACCAGTAAAGAAGAATTTCTGGCCCAAGTTGAAGAGGGCGGTTTTGTAGAATATGCAGAAGTTTTTGGTAATTATTATGGAACATCACAGGCCACCGTAAAAGAACAACTGGTTAAAGGACATGATGTTTTACTTGAGATTGACTGGCAAGGTGCCGAGCAGGTTCGCAAGATTTTTCCTGATTCCAGACAGATTTTTATTCTACCGCCAAGTCAGTTTGATTTGCGTCAGCGTTTATCTAACCGCGGTACTGACAGTGTTGAGGTAATTGAACACCGCCTGAGCTGTGCGGTTGAAGACATGCAGCAGTATGTCAATTTTGATTATTTAATCATTAATGATGATTTCAATAAAGCCTTGCACGATCTTGAGTCTGTAATCAATGCTAACCGCCTTACCATGGTCCAGCAAGCTAATCGTCATCAAGGCCTGATCGAAAAACTCATCAGCCCGGTAAGTGAATAA
- the bfr gene encoding heteropolymeric bacterioferritin subunit Bfr, producing the protein MKGNRDVINQLNQVLYHQLTAINQYFLHSRMFNDWGIEKLGSAEYKESIHQMKHADKVIERILFLEGLPNLQHLGKLYIGQHTEEVLSCDVRKVKENIEALQKAVLLSEQLMDYVTRDMVQEILESEEEYWDWLETQQDLIQNVGIKNYIQSQM; encoded by the coding sequence ATGAAAGGCAATCGTGATGTAATCAATCAGCTCAACCAAGTGCTTTATCATCAACTGACCGCTATTAACCAGTACTTTTTACATTCCCGTATGTTCAATGATTGGGGGATTGAAAAGCTGGGTTCAGCCGAGTACAAAGAGTCTATTCACCAGATGAAGCATGCCGATAAAGTCATTGAACGGATTTTATTTTTAGAAGGATTGCCGAATTTGCAGCACCTTGGTAAGCTGTATATTGGCCAGCATACTGAAGAGGTTCTCTCTTGTGATGTGCGTAAGGTAAAAGAGAATATTGAAGCCTTACAAAAAGCTGTGTTGTTATCTGAGCAGCTTATGGATTATGTAACCCGTGATATGGTACAAGAAATTCTAGAATCTGAAGAAGAGTATTGGGACTGGTTAGAAACCCAGCAGGATTTAATTCAAAATGTGGGAATTAAGAACTATATTCAGAGTCAGATGTAA
- the rpoZ gene encoding DNA-directed RNA polymerase subunit omega: protein MARVTVEDCLDHVDNRFELVLVASKRARQLARQGIEPTVEWDNDKPTVVALREIAAGHVSKDILKQRDQDYQTSSLDLALSANNLNLEGFSFQ from the coding sequence ATGGCACGCGTAACCGTTGAAGATTGTTTAGACCATGTAGACAACCGCTTTGAGCTTGTACTAGTGGCAAGCAAGCGCGCGCGTCAACTTGCACGACAAGGCATTGAGCCTACTGTTGAATGGGACAATGACAAACCGACTGTAGTTGCTTTACGTGAAATTGCAGCTGGTCACGTTTCTAAAGACATCCTGAAACAGCGTGATCAGGATTATCAGACTTCTAGCCTTGACTTGGCCTTGTCTGCGAATAATCTGAATCTTGAAGGTTTCTCTTTTCAATAA
- a CDS encoding PilW family protein — MKKSIQGMSLVELLVTLLIGIIVAAAALQVLLISTLNYNIQKSMSELQDNGNFGLNYIIRDIKLANLDANQSVINDRNNYGGIVLTSRSSYTGLTEEELAAQPMNFPSHLKSNSGLNLVSRTGIHTSAAGTSDQLVIQYRAYEPDTFDCEGNKIEQEEINRGTFIVQRYFLRKDGEGYALACDAGRYQALLATPAPSITNFGDNGQIIIRRVDHFKFLLGIKENDKDEYRYLSVEDYMGEGNKLTKNADPRPRIMSIQLAILSRSYEAVNNNETIRTKFNIFNKEVEIKDADKKYLREVITQTIALRNGYGLMEEL; from the coding sequence ATGAAAAAAAGTATTCAAGGTATGTCTCTTGTTGAATTATTAGTTACTCTGTTAATTGGAATAATAGTAGCTGCTGCGGCTTTGCAAGTTTTATTAATCAGTACTTTAAACTATAACATTCAAAAATCTATGTCTGAGTTACAAGATAATGGTAATTTTGGACTAAATTATATTATCCGAGATATTAAATTAGCAAATTTGGATGCCAATCAATCAGTTATTAATGATAGAAATAATTATGGCGGTATTGTTTTAACCAGTAGGAGTAGTTATACCGGTTTAACAGAAGAGGAGCTGGCGGCTCAACCCATGAATTTTCCATCTCATTTGAAAAGCAATAGCGGTTTGAATTTAGTCTCTAGAACAGGTATTCATACCTCAGCTGCAGGTACAAGTGATCAATTAGTTATTCAGTATCGCGCCTATGAGCCAGATACTTTTGATTGTGAGGGCAATAAGATTGAGCAGGAAGAAATTAATCGTGGAACATTTATTGTCCAACGGTATTTTTTACGAAAAGATGGAGAGGGTTACGCATTAGCTTGTGATGCGGGACGTTATCAAGCTTTACTCGCAACTCCTGCTCCCAGTATTACTAATTTCGGTGATAATGGGCAAATTATTATCAGACGTGTCGATCATTTTAAGTTTCTTCTTGGAATTAAAGAAAATGATAAAGATGAGTATCGTTATTTGTCAGTAGAAGACTATATGGGAGAAGGAAATAAGCTTACTAAAAATGCAGATCCAAGACCAAGAATTATGTCTATCCAACTTGCAATTTTATCTCGCAGTTATGAAGCAGTAAATAATAATGAAACTATACGTACTAAATTTAATATTTTTAATAAAGAAGTCGAAATAAAGGATGCTGATAAAAAATATCTTCGAGAAGTCATTACTCAGACTATAGCACTTCGTAATGGTTATGGGCTTATGGAGGAGCTATGA
- a CDS encoding pilus assembly PilX family protein, with the protein MKYKYQNGAAFIVVMFVLLLVTIIGALAIKQSLTGLSIATNSQIQVLLQQNSDAAFFAIERDNKDNTILQRNLSSLGMLGLVKSDQFLNKEVVFCYRPKTASTMFSLSRTSIISWEEKEVDGKKEISIKNRELGSEGFCKYSSNFFTSKRDAVITQIAVKKASLNTDVPFKFFPIGVDTTTVQLDQVQPVRIIVTSVLPGAATQDWDVDKVNACFENNMNEKIPGYSDKNTVTKCFSDLGIPYSQQVMDYAVVSYAKQGG; encoded by the coding sequence ATGAAATATAAATATCAGAACGGTGCTGCATTCATTGTAGTCATGTTTGTTCTATTGCTTGTAACTATTATTGGTGCTTTAGCGATCAAACAAAGTTTAACTGGTTTAAGTATTGCGACTAATAGCCAGATTCAGGTGCTTTTGCAGCAAAATAGTGATGCGGCTTTTTTTGCGATTGAACGGGATAATAAGGATAATACTATACTTCAAAGAAATTTAAGTTCCTTAGGAATGCTGGGGCTAGTAAAATCAGATCAATTTTTAAATAAAGAAGTTGTATTCTGCTATAGACCTAAGACAGCTTCAACAATGTTCTCTTTATCAAGAACAAGTATTATTTCTTGGGAAGAGAAAGAAGTAGATGGTAAAAAAGAAATCAGTATTAAAAATAGAGAACTAGGATCTGAGGGATTTTGTAAGTACAGTTCTAACTTTTTTACCTCTAAACGAGATGCAGTGATTACTCAAATTGCAGTTAAAAAAGCTAGTCTTAATACTGATGTCCCATTTAAATTCTTTCCTATAGGGGTAGACACAACAACCGTTCAATTAGATCAAGTTCAACCTGTACGAATTATAGTAACTTCAGTATTGCCAGGTGCTGCAACCCAAGATTGGGATGTAGATAAAGTAAATGCGTGTTTTGAAAATAATATGAATGAAAAAATTCCAGGATATTCAGATAAAAATACTGTGACAAAGTGTTTTAGTGATTTGGGTATACCGTATAGCCAGCAGGTGATGGACTATGCAGTCGTTAGTTATGCGAAGCAGGGGGGGTGA
- the ispH gene encoding 4-hydroxy-3-methylbut-2-enyl diphosphate reductase, translating into MEIVLANPRGFCAGVDRAIAIVNRALECFNPPIYVRHEVVHNKFVVDDLRQRGAIFVDELDEVPDDNIVIFSAHGVSKAVQLEAERRGLKVFDATCPLVTKVHIEVTKYAREGIEAILIGHQGHPEVEGTMGQYDKSQGGDIYLVEDEQDVEALIVRNPEKVAFVTQTTLSIDDTAKVIDALRKKFPHIQGPRKDDICYATQNRQDAVRDLSKQCDVVLVVGSPNSSNSNRLRELAERMGKTAYLVDNADQLEHGWFRQTTKIGVTAGASAPEILIKQVIQRLQDWGAQAPQELSGCEENITFSLPKELRIPVTQA; encoded by the coding sequence ATGGAAATTGTATTGGCCAATCCACGCGGGTTCTGTGCAGGTGTAGACCGAGCCATTGCGATCGTCAACCGTGCACTTGAATGCTTTAACCCGCCCATTTATGTTCGTCACGAGGTGGTACATAACAAATTTGTAGTAGATGATCTGCGGCAGCGTGGTGCCATCTTTGTTGATGAACTGGATGAAGTACCAGACGATAATATTGTTATTTTTAGTGCTCATGGAGTTTCAAAGGCAGTCCAGCTGGAAGCTGAACGTCGTGGTCTGAAAGTATTTGATGCAACTTGTCCCTTAGTGACTAAAGTTCATATTGAGGTAACCAAGTATGCACGTGAAGGTATAGAAGCAATTCTGATCGGGCATCAAGGTCATCCGGAAGTTGAGGGAACTATGGGGCAGTACGATAAAAGCCAAGGTGGCGATATTTATCTGGTTGAAGATGAACAGGATGTTGAGGCCTTAATTGTGCGTAATCCTGAAAAAGTTGCTTTTGTTACCCAGACGACCTTATCTATTGATGATACGGCTAAAGTGATTGATGCATTGCGTAAGAAATTTCCTCATATTCAGGGACCACGCAAAGATGATATTTGTTATGCCACACAGAACCGCCAAGATGCAGTGCGTGATCTCTCGAAGCAATGTGATGTTGTACTAGTAGTGGGTTCCCCCAATTCTTCTAATTCTAACCGATTACGTGAATTGGCAGAACGTATGGGTAAGACAGCCTATTTGGTAGATAATGCTGATCAGCTGGAACATGGCTGGTTTAGACAAACTACCAAAATTGGTGTAACCGCTGGAGCATCTGCGCCAGAAATTTTAATCAAACAGGTAATTCAGCGCCTGCAGGATTGGGGAGCCCAAGCACCGCAGGAACTTTCAGGCTGTGAAGAAAATATTACTTTTAGCCTGCCTAAAGAATTAAGAATTCCTGTAACCCAAGCTTAA
- a CDS encoding type II toxin -antitoxin system TacA 1-like antitoxin, with translation MTNNECIEIHLEAETKQLAERTAATLGYATLTEFFIYLIQNHAPQILHEHTHIQLSHTQFK, from the coding sequence ATGACCAACAATGAATGTATAGAAATACATCTAGAAGCTGAAACAAAGCAATTAGCAGAACGAACTGCCGCTACTCTGGGTTACGCTACACTCACCGAGTTTTTTATTTATTTAATTCAAAATCACGCACCACAAATTTTGCATGAACACACTCATATTCAGTTAAGTCATACTCAGTTCAAGTAA
- the pilV gene encoding type IV pilus modification protein PilV, whose product MIINQKGMGLIEVLVALIILAIAILGYSILQVRALEASVEATKRIQGTNLARDLAEKIRANQQGLSKNIEVDRADKTGKEKLNSYEDAFRTSSGRPYENCFKEKKCDYRNLALEDIRQVKTKASEIGMQIAFEPCDGLTRERYCIYVAWDETNPKNGTDKNDCTKDGSYQSNSKCVVMETY is encoded by the coding sequence ATGATCATTAACCAAAAGGGCATGGGCTTAATAGAGGTTTTAGTTGCTTTAATTATTCTGGCAATAGCAATTCTTGGTTATTCTATATTACAAGTAAGGGCGCTAGAAGCCTCTGTTGAAGCAACTAAGCGTATACAGGGAACTAATCTTGCACGAGATTTAGCAGAGAAAATTCGTGCTAATCAACAAGGTTTGTCTAAGAATATTGAAGTAGATAGAGCAGATAAAACAGGAAAAGAAAAATTAAATTCTTATGAAGATGCATTTCGGACTAGCTCAGGCAGGCCTTATGAAAATTGTTTTAAAGAAAAAAAATGTGATTACCGAAATTTAGCGCTAGAAGATATTAGGCAAGTAAAAACAAAAGCTTCGGAAATCGGTATGCAGATTGCTTTTGAACCTTGCGATGGTCTAACACGTGAGCGTTATTGTATTTATGTCGCTTGGGATGAAACTAACCCAAAAAATGGCACAGATAAAAATGATTGTACAAAAGATGGAAGCTATCAATCTAATTCTAAATGTGTGGTGATGGAGACCTACTAA
- a CDS encoding RelA/SpoT family protein → MPGEEVSQARLQLKMIIDAYLSPDDVERVLAACDFADLAHTGITRKSGEPYILHPIAVTCILAHMRLDSETLMAALMHDVVEDTDFSKEDIKEKFGPVVAELVDGVTKLTHSSDKQYNKAASFRKILQATLQDPRVIIIKLADRYHNMTTLDALRPDKRARIAQETFDIFVPMARIVGMNEMADNLEHLCYQNLDLDMFDNVQEALKQTKPKRCQFQAIWEQKLGELLKAYHLEGRIKKKDNNIELLRHFVKNEMNLQELTHSHAFEIILQSIADCDRLVEALEQNFQVLQFEDHIRRPLPGGNQSLLMKLKGEQTTLSLTIQTELMRKAARFGVVLGESAPQACRSAIQASMQNLNTLIDGECAKTTFNDLLDYLHQEKIWVYTPHGHLHELPQGATVVDFAYAASLFLGNHAVGAKINGEIRPLSTPLVSGQVVEIITDVLATPNPDWLSFINTQKARRALQNILKDQDIDEQRLVGQQALNRALKMFNRSIKDLSDADWVDLLQWRHIEHKESLFEQIAVGDLLPQLVANHLYAQEQADEEYNSQRLIQGTDGVDVKYAHCCNPVLGDPIQGHLSRRGLIVHRARCNNLMHEQHLHPETIMPLHWNSESEEEVSFTAYLCIDMAMDDEQISDLIYQCRKAKTGVEMVQSQDDRTYVNIVVNNRRQIAQIIRDLRMHFGFPRISRLSMPVALVQNAS, encoded by the coding sequence ATGCCAGGCGAAGAGGTCAGCCAAGCCAGATTACAGCTCAAAATGATTATCGATGCGTATTTAAGTCCAGACGACGTCGAGCGTGTACTTGCGGCCTGTGATTTTGCTGATCTTGCACACACCGGCATTACCCGTAAAAGTGGTGAGCCCTATATACTGCATCCGATTGCTGTGACCTGTATTCTGGCGCATATGCGTCTTGACAGTGAAACACTGATGGCTGCCTTGATGCACGACGTGGTAGAAGATACCGATTTTTCGAAAGAAGATATTAAAGAAAAATTTGGTCCTGTAGTTGCCGAGCTGGTAGATGGTGTTACCAAGCTAACGCATTCCAGTGACAAACAATATAATAAGGCTGCGTCTTTCCGCAAAATTTTGCAGGCAACTTTACAAGACCCGCGTGTCATTATTATTAAACTGGCTGACCGCTACCATAATATGACTACACTGGATGCCTTACGCCCTGACAAGCGTGCGCGTATTGCCCAAGAAACCTTTGATATATTTGTACCTATGGCGCGTATTGTGGGTATGAACGAGATGGCTGATAACCTTGAGCATTTGTGTTATCAGAATCTTGACCTTGATATGTTTGATAATGTTCAGGAAGCACTCAAACAGACCAAGCCAAAACGTTGCCAGTTTCAGGCAATATGGGAACAGAAGCTTGGAGAGCTGTTAAAAGCTTATCATCTTGAAGGGCGAATTAAGAAGAAAGATAACAACATTGAACTATTACGACATTTTGTTAAAAATGAGATGAATCTGCAAGAGCTAACCCATAGCCATGCATTCGAGATTATTTTGCAAAGTATTGCTGACTGTGATCGCCTGGTTGAGGCTTTAGAGCAGAATTTTCAGGTTTTACAGTTTGAAGACCATATCCGTCGTCCCCTGCCCGGTGGTAATCAATCGCTTCTGATGAAACTTAAGGGCGAACAGACTACCTTGTCTTTAACTATTCAGACTGAACTGATGCGTAAGGCCGCGCGCTTTGGTGTGGTATTAGGTGAAAGTGCACCACAAGCTTGCCGCTCGGCTATTCAGGCTTCTATGCAAAATCTGAATACGCTAATTGATGGCGAATGTGCTAAAACCACTTTTAATGATTTACTGGATTATCTGCATCAGGAAAAAATCTGGGTTTATACCCCACACGGTCATCTGCATGAACTTCCTCAAGGTGCTACCGTGGTTGACTTTGCCTATGCAGCCAGCTTGTTTTTAGGTAACCATGCCGTTGGTGCCAAAATTAATGGAGAAATACGACCGCTTTCTACCCCTCTGGTCAGTGGACAGGTGGTTGAGATTATTACAGATGTATTGGCAACTCCAAATCCAGACTGGCTCAGCTTTATCAACACACAAAAAGCACGTCGTGCCTTACAGAATATTTTAAAAGATCAGGATATTGATGAGCAGCGTTTAGTAGGTCAGCAAGCTTTGAATCGGGCATTGAAGATGTTCAATCGCTCAATAAAAGATTTGTCTGATGCTGATTGGGTTGATCTTTTGCAATGGCGCCATATTGAACATAAAGAAAGTCTGTTTGAACAAATCGCAGTAGGTGATCTGCTGCCGCAACTGGTTGCTAATCACCTTTATGCTCAGGAACAGGCTGATGAAGAATATAATTCACAACGCCTAATACAAGGCACAGATGGCGTAGATGTGAAATATGCGCACTGTTGCAACCCGGTCTTGGGTGATCCGATTCAGGGCCATCTGTCACGCCGTGGCTTAATTGTACATCGGGCCCGTTGTAATAATTTAATGCATGAACAGCATCTGCATCCGGAAACGATCATGCCGCTACACTGGAATTCAGAAAGTGAGGAAGAAGTCAGTTTCACTGCTTATCTGTGTATCGATATGGCAATGGATGACGAGCAGATTTCTGACTTGATCTATCAATGTCGTAAAGCCAAGACCGGAGTGGAAATGGTTCAATCACAGGATGACCGGACTTATGTCAACATCGTAGTCAATAACCGTCGTCAGATTGCCCAAATCATTCGCGATTTACGCATGCATTTTGGTTTTCCACGTATTAGCCGTTTGTCTATGCCAGTTGCTTTGGTCCAGAATGCCAGTTAA